One region of Etheostoma cragini isolate CJK2018 chromosome 16, CSU_Ecrag_1.0, whole genome shotgun sequence genomic DNA includes:
- the LOC117959831 gene encoding lysozyme C-like — MFFNKAATGLSAELRDYKRTFSGSCGTIRSNRESIMRCLVFLLFVALADAKVYQRCEWARVLKANGMDGYYGVSLADWVCLSRWESSYSTAAKNPNTDGSTDYGIFQINSRWWCNDGRTPSPTKNACNINCSELLTNSVGVAINCAKRVVRDPNGIRAWVGWRVHCQNRDLSSYLAGCGL, encoded by the exons atgttttttaataaagcagCCACAGGGTTGTCAGCCGAGCTGAGGGACTATAAAAGGACATTTAGCGGCAGTTGTGGAACTATTCGTTCCAACAGAGAGTCCATCATGAGGTGTCTTGTGTTTCTGCTCTTTGTGGCTTTGGCCGACGCCAAGGTCTACCAGCGCTGTGAATGGGCCCGAGTGCTGAAGGCTAATGGGATGGACGGCTACTACGGCGTAAGCCTGGCTGACT GGGTTTGTCTGAGCAGGTGGGAGTCGAGTTACAGCACCGCAGCCAAGAACCCTAACACAGACGGATCCACTGACTACGGCATCTTCCAGATCAACAGCCGCTGGTGGTGTAACGACGGCCGCACGCCCTCGCCCACAAAGAACGCATGCAACATTAATTGCAGTG agCTTCTGACCAACAGTGTCGGAGTGGCGATCAATTGTGCCAAGCGTGTCGTTAGGGATCCCAACGGCATCAGAGCCTG GGTGGGCTGGCGCGTTCACTGCCAGAACCGCGACCTGAGCTCCTATTTGGCAGGATGTGGTTTGTAA